In a genomic window of Streptomyces sp. NBC_01231:
- a CDS encoding TerD family protein: protein MTHAMLKGSNVPLATTTVRAVLRWAPGQGVPDVDASALLIGADGRVRSDEDFVFYNQPRHPSSKVWRLGKKRVAEGLTDTIQTDLAGVEPDVTQIYLVASADDVTFDRVQSLRILLYDAAVADGEPLAYFDVRPTTGEETALICGELYRRGDGWKFRALGEGYSNGLQGLATDYGISVDESDGLADGPEEASEIAATTIVPAPPAPTQHASELSSQPLPPEQPTGVPTQPAYGYPQQPAAVATVQPSYGYPHPTSPPPYGYPQATATAPDPEFRLPPQGPQFIGR from the coding sequence ATGACGCACGCGATGCTGAAGGGGTCGAACGTCCCGCTCGCCACCACCACGGTACGCGCAGTACTGCGCTGGGCGCCTGGGCAGGGCGTTCCGGACGTCGATGCCTCGGCGCTGCTCATCGGCGCCGACGGCCGGGTGCGATCCGACGAGGACTTCGTCTTCTACAACCAGCCCCGGCATCCTTCCAGCAAGGTCTGGCGACTGGGCAAGAAGCGTGTCGCCGAGGGCCTCACCGACACGATCCAGACAGATCTCGCCGGCGTCGAGCCCGACGTCACCCAGATCTACCTGGTGGCTTCGGCGGACGACGTCACCTTCGACCGCGTGCAGAGCCTGCGCATCCTGCTGTACGACGCCGCGGTCGCCGATGGTGAGCCGCTGGCCTACTTCGACGTCCGGCCGACGACAGGCGAGGAGACCGCCCTGATCTGCGGTGAGCTGTACCGGCGGGGCGACGGCTGGAAGTTCCGCGCGCTGGGCGAGGGCTACTCCAACGGCCTGCAGGGACTGGCGACCGACTACGGCATCTCGGTGGACGAGTCGGACGGCCTCGCGGACGGACCGGAGGAGGCGTCCGAGATCGCGGCGACCACGATCGTCCCGGCCCCGCCCGCCCCGACCCAGCATGCCTCCGAGCTCTCCTCCCAGCCTCTGCCCCCGGAACAGCCAACCGGCGTCCCCACGCAGCCGGCCTACGGCTACCCCCAGCAGCCCGCCGCCGTGGCCACGGTCCAGCCGTCGTACGGCTACCCGCACCCGACCAGCCCGCCCCCCTACGGCTACCCGCAGGCGACGGCCACCGCACCGGACCCGGAGTTCCGTCTGCCTCCGCAGGGGCCGCAGTTCATCGGGCGGTGA
- a CDS encoding phosphoribosyltransferase, with protein sequence MNNAVNDGVWSGSWVAERLGVELVGDDDLTDLLGLALRRNPKRAHLLVSHVLGKHVPQSPSVVYGHGFDLGRRVRDLLGADEAGRAVVLGYAETATGLGHSVTDGLGPAPYLHSTRRPVPGVDTAGGFEESHSHATSHLLLPQDPDLLAGDGPLVLVDDEFSTGNTVLNTVRALHERYPRRRYVVVALVDMRSEADAGRLDDFAREIGARVDLVAAASGTVRLPEGVLEKGQALVAEFESTHLGARGTARPAPTDPQTPHHVTRVDLRWPRGLPDGGRHGFTPAHRIRLENALPAMAARLAEALPHDAHRVHILGFEELMYAPLRLARELEQVTDAEVRYSTTTRSPVLAVDDPGYAIRSRLVFPAHDDPADGPGERYAYNVAGAGFDAVVAVVDSAADTPELHAPGGLLAQLAAHVPQVLLAVVPTYVPEPRYVPERPAMLPEPLRGPAFSSYPPDEVGWLLQDLSDVTLEAPTEEREEAIQSGGAHYAESLPVEYQPSEQYQQLFHTALEESAGRLARAVGAVTEIVLAERSPRPVLVSLARAGTPIGVLMRRWAKFRHGLDLPHYAVSIVRGRGIDANALRWLAAHHDPRDVVFVDGWTGKGAITRELADALKEFEASDGVTGFDPEIAVLADPGSCVRTYGTREDFLIPSACLNSTVSGLISRTVLRADLVGPDDFHGAKFYRELAGTDVSVAFLDAVAARFPEVLDAVDAQAKELLSGDRAPTWEGWAAVERISEEYGIHDVNLVKPGVGETTRVLLRRVPWKILARAGAGADLDHVRLLAEQRGVPVEEVAELPYTCVGLIHPKYTRGATGADGRAVTV encoded by the coding sequence ATGAACAACGCAGTGAACGACGGGGTGTGGTCCGGCAGTTGGGTCGCCGAGCGGCTCGGCGTCGAGCTCGTGGGCGACGACGACCTGACGGACCTGCTGGGGCTGGCGCTGCGCCGCAACCCCAAGCGGGCCCATCTGCTGGTCTCCCATGTGCTCGGCAAGCACGTACCGCAGTCGCCGTCCGTGGTGTACGGCCACGGCTTCGACCTCGGCCGGCGCGTGCGCGACCTGCTGGGCGCCGACGAGGCGGGCCGGGCGGTCGTCCTCGGGTACGCGGAGACCGCCACCGGACTCGGCCACTCCGTCACGGACGGTCTGGGCCCGGCCCCCTATCTGCACTCCACCCGCCGTCCGGTCCCGGGGGTGGACACGGCGGGCGGCTTCGAGGAGTCCCACTCGCACGCCACCTCCCATCTGCTGCTGCCCCAGGACCCGGACCTGCTGGCGGGCGACGGGCCGCTGGTGCTGGTCGACGACGAGTTCTCCACGGGCAACACGGTGTTGAACACCGTCCGGGCTCTTCATGAGCGGTATCCGCGCCGGCGGTACGTGGTCGTCGCCCTCGTGGACATGCGCTCGGAGGCGGACGCGGGCCGGTTGGACGACTTCGCCCGGGAGATCGGCGCGAGGGTGGACCTGGTGGCAGCGGCGTCGGGCACCGTAAGGCTGCCCGAGGGGGTCCTGGAGAAGGGCCAGGCCCTGGTGGCAGAGTTCGAGTCGACCCACCTCGGGGCACGGGGAACCGCGCGACCAGCCCCCACGGACCCGCAGACCCCCCACCACGTCACCCGAGTCGACCTGCGCTGGCCCCGCGGCCTCCCCGACGGCGGACGGCACGGCTTCACCCCCGCGCATCGAATACGCCTGGAGAACGCCCTCCCGGCGATGGCGGCACGCCTCGCCGAGGCGCTCCCGCACGACGCGCACCGGGTGCACATCCTCGGCTTCGAGGAGCTGATGTACGCACCCCTGCGACTGGCCCGCGAGCTGGAGCAGGTCACGGACGCCGAGGTGCGCTACTCGACCACCACCCGCTCGCCCGTCCTCGCGGTCGACGACCCGGGCTACGCGATACGCAGCCGCCTGGTCTTCCCGGCGCACGACGACCCGGCGGACGGCCCCGGCGAGCGCTACGCCTACAACGTGGCGGGCGCCGGCTTCGACGCCGTCGTCGCGGTCGTCGACTCGGCCGCGGACACCCCTGAACTGCACGCGCCGGGCGGCCTGTTGGCCCAGCTCGCGGCACACGTGCCCCAGGTGCTGCTCGCGGTGGTCCCCACGTACGTCCCCGAGCCCCGGTACGTCCCCGAAAGGCCCGCCATGCTGCCCGAGCCCCTCCGCGGCCCAGCCTTCTCCTCGTACCCGCCCGACGAGGTCGGCTGGCTGCTCCAGGACCTCTCGGACGTGACGCTGGAGGCGCCGACCGAGGAGCGCGAGGAGGCCATCCAGAGCGGCGGGGCGCACTACGCCGAGTCGCTGCCGGTGGAGTACCAGCCCAGCGAGCAGTACCAGCAGCTGTTCCACACCGCCCTGGAGGAGTCGGCGGGGCGGCTGGCACGCGCGGTGGGCGCGGTCACCGAGATCGTGCTGGCCGAGCGGTCACCGCGGCCGGTCCTGGTGTCGCTGGCCCGCGCGGGCACACCGATCGGCGTGCTGATGCGCCGCTGGGCCAAGTTCCGGCACGGGCTCGACCTGCCGCACTACGCCGTCTCCATCGTGCGCGGTCGCGGCATCGACGCCAACGCGCTGCGCTGGCTCGCCGCCCACCACGACCCCCGTGACGTCGTCTTCGTCGACGGCTGGACCGGCAAGGGCGCCATCACCCGCGAACTCGCCGACGCCCTGAAGGAGTTCGAGGCCTCCGACGGTGTCACCGGCTTCGACCCGGAGATAGCCGTGCTGGCCGACCCCGGCTCGTGCGTACGGACGTACGGCACCCGGGAGGACTTCCTGATCCCCTCCGCCTGCCTCAACTCCACGGTGTCCGGCCTGATCTCCCGTACGGTGCTGCGCGCCGACCTGGTCGGACCGGACGACTTCCACGGCGCGAAGTTCTACCGCGAACTCGCCGGCACCGATGTGTCCGTCGCGTTCCTGGACGCGGTGGCCGCCCGATTCCCGGAGGTCCTGGACGCGGTGGACGCACAGGCCAAGGAGCTGCTGTCCGGCGACCGCGCCCCGACCTGGGAGGGCTGGGCGGCCGTCGAGCGGATCAGCGAGGAGTACGGCATCCACGACGTGAACCTCGTCAAGCCCGGCGTCGGCGAGACCACCCGGGTGCTGCTGCGCCGGGTGCCCTGGAAGA
- a CDS encoding HpcH/HpaI aldolase/citrate lyase family protein, which yields MRHFGHIAPEVRQRLFHREPCAFTADSPARLLSAALGATLYSPATRPRLADDIVRQTGRGVVSMVLCLEDSIGDEDVADAEENLVRQFTDLAERGPADIPLLFIRVRVPEQIPDLVRRLGPAARLLSGFVMPKFTEERGIPFLEALQSAEAESGRRLFAMPVLESPELLYRESRVQTLEGISRTVDKYRERVLALRLGVTDFCSSYGLRRAPDMTAWDVQIVASVISDVVNMLGRADGTGFTVTGPVWEYFRVQERMFKPQLRRSPFLEGQAEELREALIEHSMDGLLREITLDQANGLLGKTCIHPSHVLPVHALSVVSHEEFSDAQDILRPERGGGGVLRSAYTNKMNEVKPHRAWAERTMLRAEVFGVANEDIGFVELLAAGIPA from the coding sequence ATGCGTCATTTCGGGCACATTGCCCCTGAGGTGCGGCAGCGCCTCTTCCACCGGGAGCCCTGCGCGTTCACCGCGGACTCCCCGGCCCGGCTGCTCTCCGCGGCCCTGGGAGCCACGCTCTACAGTCCCGCCACGCGGCCGCGGCTCGCCGACGACATCGTCAGGCAGACCGGCCGCGGCGTGGTCTCGATGGTGCTGTGCCTGGAGGACTCCATCGGCGACGAGGACGTCGCGGACGCCGAGGAGAACCTGGTACGACAGTTCACGGACCTCGCCGAACGCGGCCCCGCGGACATCCCGCTGCTGTTCATCCGGGTGCGGGTGCCCGAGCAGATCCCCGATCTCGTACGACGCCTCGGCCCGGCCGCCAGGCTGCTGTCCGGTTTCGTGATGCCGAAGTTCACCGAGGAACGCGGCATCCCCTTCCTGGAGGCCCTGCAGAGCGCCGAGGCCGAGAGCGGGCGGCGGCTGTTCGCCATGCCGGTGCTGGAGTCGCCGGAGCTGCTGTACCGCGAGTCGCGGGTGCAGACCCTGGAGGGCATCTCCCGCACGGTCGACAAGTACCGCGAGCGGGTGCTGGCGCTGCGCCTGGGCGTGACCGACTTCTGCTCCTCGTACGGTCTGCGCAGGGCCCCGGACATGACCGCGTGGGACGTGCAGATCGTCGCCTCCGTGATCTCCGACGTGGTGAACATGCTGGGGCGGGCCGACGGCACCGGATTCACGGTGACCGGACCGGTGTGGGAGTACTTCCGCGTGCAGGAGCGCATGTTCAAGCCGCAGCTGCGCCGCAGCCCCTTCCTGGAGGGCCAGGCCGAGGAACTGCGTGAGGCGCTCATCGAGCACTCCATGGACGGGCTGCTGCGCGAGATCACCCTGGACCAGGCCAACGGACTGCTCGGCAAGACCTGCATCCACCCCTCCCACGTGCTGCCGGTGCACGCGCTGTCGGTGGTCAGTCACGAGGAGTTCAGTGACGCCCAGGACATCCTGCGGCCCGAGCGGGGCGGCGGCGGGGTGCTGAGGTCGGCGTACACGAACAAGATGAACGAAGTGAAGCCGCATCGCGCCTGGGCGGAGCGGACCATGCTGCGCGCCGAGGTGTTCGGGGTGGCGAACGAGGACATCGGTTTCGTGGAGCTCCTGGCCGCCGGGATCCCGGCCTGA